AGCAATTCCTTTTGTGACATGCCAAAATATTTGAAGGCTGTCCATGTGTGGTAGACGAGGGTACGGTGTGTCGCAGATTGCAGTTGTGTACGAGCAAATTTGAAAAGAGAAGGGTTGAGGATGCCGATTGCTTCGAGGCGGTTCATCATCCAGAAAAAGGACGTGGGGTGCGACATCCAATACCGAAAGAGCCGGCAGATCAAGGGTGCAGTGGCGAGTTGGTAGGAGAAGCGTTTGACAAGGCCGTCTGCTGCGACGAGGATTACCTGCTCGACCTGCGAGACGAAGCTGGATAATGTCGCCAGTGCAAATCGGCCGCCCATCGAATAGGCGAGAAGAGAGAATCGGTTAATCTGCAGTTCGCTGAGAAAGTCTGCGAATAGTTCTTTCCATTCGGGAGTGCGTAGGCGTCCTGGTGCATAGGGAGAACGACGACTGCCTCCATGATAAAAGAGGCGGATGGAGACCAGGGTGTGATTGGGTAGGTGCTCTTCTAAGCAGGCAAAGCTGTCCGTATTTTGCCCAAAACCATGAAAGCATATAAGTGTCTGGTTTCCAGTGCCAAAAGTCTGGTATTCTAATTGTGCCCCAGAGGCATGTGAGTAAATGGAAATGGGCATTTTCAAGTTTAATGAAAAAATAATGGAATAACCGAACCCTAAATCAAATCACACCGTAGAAACTCAGGAAACTTTTAGGAAGTCAGTAGTTTCCTAGGTTTCTTTGCCAAAATGATTTGTAAGATTCACGATAAGATAAAGGAAACAGCGGGACAGCTGTTTAGTAGATACGGGATTAGGAGCGTATCGATGGATGATATTGCCAGGGAGTTGTCTATATCCAAAAAGACAATCTATCAGAACTTTAAAGACAAGGATCAGATAGTGATGATGGGAGTGGAACAACACATCGAAAAGGAGAAGAAGGAGTTTGGAGAGGTGATGCGTGATGCAGAGAATGCTATCGATGAGATACTTCGTTTTTCGAAATGCCTGCGCAAGAATATTGCAGAGGTGAACCCGACGGTACTGTTTGATCTGAGGAAATTTCATCCTCAGGCTTGGGAAAAGTGGTTGAGTTTTAAGAACGACTTCATCAAAAGGACGGTGCTGTGTACCATTGAGCGAGGCAAGAAGGAGGGATTGTTTAGAGAGGAGATCAAGGCAGATATCCTGGCGACCTATCGAATAGAGACAATTGAGATGACTTTTGATCCGAAGATTTTTTCGACGGAGAAGTATGAGTTTATAGAGCTGCAAATGGAGCTGCTGGAGCATTTTGTCAGAGGGATGCTGACCAGAAAAGGATACGATGTATACGAAGAATTGAATAACACCATAAATAATGAATAGGAATAAACGAACAAGTGTCACACTAGTACTGATGATGTGGCTGCTATCTACTGCTGGATATGGCCAAGAACAACAAACGAGCTTCTCGCTGGAAGAAGCGGTCAATTTTGCTATTCTCAATAACCAAACTGCAAAAAATGCGAGGTTGGATATGGAGATCGCAGAGCGGCAGGTCGACGAGATCGTCTCGACAGGCTTGCCACAGGTCAATGCCAATGCGGATTTTACGTACAACTACAAGATTCAGGAGATGGTCTTGCCAGCGAATACTTTTGATCCTACGGCAGATCCTAATGCTACGATTGCCACGGAGTTTGGGATTGATTACACCTCTACTTTTGGTTTGTCGGCGACTCAGATGATTTTTGATGGTTCGTTTATCGTCGGACTGGAGGCTGCCAAGACCTTTACAGAGCTTTCCAAAAAAGACAACATCAAGAACAACATCGATGTAGCAGAAGCAGTGTCCAAGGCCTACTTTGGTGTGTTGGTCAACCGGGAGCGTTTCGAACTTGTCAAAAGCAACTTTGCCCGGGTAGACTCTCTACTCAATGATACGCGCTTGCTGTACGAAAGTGGTATGGCAGAGAAGATAGACGTGAGTCGTGTCAAGGTGCAGTACAACAACTTGAAAGTAGAGTTGGACAACTATGAGGCAGTGGTGCATTTGACCGAGTCTTTGCTCAAATTTCAGATGGGCTTGCCCTCCAATGCTACCGTAGAGTTGACAGATGATATTCAGAGTATCAACTTTTTTGACTTCAGTCTAGCCAATGACTTTTCGTACGATCACCGGATCGAGTATGCTCAGCTCAATGTGCGTCAAGATTTGAATGAACTAGATATCAAGAACGTCAGAGCACAATACTATCCCAAAGTTGATCTCTTTGCCAGCTACGGTCGCAATACAGGGAATACAGAGTTTAGTGGAGTGTTTACGGACCAGTGGTTTGGCGCGGGCGCAGTAGGGCTTCGGTTTAGTATGCCCGTTTTTGACGGCATGATGAAGCGTCGACAAGTGCAGCAAAAGCAATTGGCAGCACGGCAAATCACCAATCAGTTTGAGTTGCTACAGTACAATATCGACTATGAGATCGAACAGGCAGAGGCCAATTACCGCAAGCAAGTAGAGAACATCGAAGCACAACGTGAAAATATGGATCTCGCCCGAGAAGTCTATGACGTAGCAAAGATCAAATACGAAGAAGGTGTAGGGTCCAATATCGAAGTGATCGATGCAGATCGAGAATACAAAGAAGCACAAACCAATTTTTACAATGCTGTCTATGAGGCATTGATATCCAAAGTAGAATTACAAAAAGCATACGGAGTACTGCTATAACAACCGATGAACGATTCATATAAAAAATCAAAAATGAAGAATACTGTACTAATACTAACGGTCCTGTTCCTAGTAGTGGGATGTGGCAAGAACCAATCGGTCAGCGATCTGATAGAAGGTGCTGACGTAGAAAAAATCAGAGAAAGGAAGAACGAATTGTCTCTGCAGCAAAAAGAAATCGAAGCGGAGATTGCGTTGTTGGACGAGGCAATCATGGGGCAGTCTGAGGAGAAGTACTCGCTCATCACTACACTCCAAGCCAAGCAGCAGGAGTTCGTGCACTATGTGGAGTTACGTGGAGATGTCGCGACCAAGAAGAACGTATTGATCTACCCTGAAGTGTCAGGAGTGCTACTCAAAGTCTACGTCGAAGAAGGACAGTCTGTCAAAAAAGGGCAGTTGCTTGCGACGATCGACAATGGGGGAGCAGCGAGTCAGTTGCAACAGATGAAGACGCAACTGGAGCTCTCCAGAACGACCTACGAAAGACAAAAGAGACTATGGGAACAAAAAATCGGGACGGAGATCCAGTACCTACAAGCTGAGTCTAACTATGAGGCGCAGAAAAAATCGGTGGAGCAGATGCAAAGCCAATTGGGGAAATTTAGAATCACTGCGCCGTTTTCGGGACTTATCGATGACGTGATCAAGGACGAAGGAACAGTGGTCGCTCCGACGGGGCCAGGTTCGGAGGTGTTCAGAATCATCAATCTCTCCGAGATGCGTATCGAGGTACCAGTGCCCGAAAACTTCATAGCGAGCATACACTCAGGGACCAAAGTGATCGTCTACTTCCCGGTACTGGATGAGACTGTAGAGTCAACCGTGAAGCAGACAGGGAATTTTATCAACCCAAACAACCGCTCGTTCAACGTGGAGATCCCTGTGCCCAATGACAAGAAAAGTATCAAGCCAAACATGACGGCTCAGGTACGTATCAATGATTACTCTAGTCCCGAAGCTATTTTGATTGCACAGAGCGTGATTTCTGAAAATGCCGAAGGAGAACAGTACGTCTACGTGGCTACCGATATCACCAAAGAAAATGTAGCCGTAGCGCAAAAGAGAATCATCACTACAGGAAAGACACAAGGAGACGATGTGGAAATCCTATCTGGAATCAAGGCAGGTGAAAATATCATCCAAGAAGGAGCTAGAAGTGTGAAAGACGGCCAGAAAGTTAAAATTCTAACAAGATAGTAGATGGATAATCAAGTCAATAATAAGAACAAAGAGTTTCGGTTGGCCTCATGGTCCATCGATAATCCATCAGTGATCTATGTGATGATTGGGATATTCTTTTTCATCGGCTTGTCGGCGTATTTCGACATGCCACGGGAGGATTTTCCAGAGATCATCGAGACCAAGATATATATCAGTACTCCCTATCCCGGAAATACTGCCGAAGATATAGAGCGGCTGATTACTGATCCTCTGGAGGATGAATTGAAAAACATCAGCAATGTGGTGGAGATCATCTCTACCTCACAAGAGGATTATTCGATCATCACTGTGGAGTTTGATGAGGAGATCACCGTGGAGTTGGCCAAGCAAAAGGTCAAGGATAAAGTTGATGGAGAGAAGGCCAACGAAGACTGGCCGCTGTTCAATGATGCCAAAGTAGAACCGAATGTGTTTGATCTGAACCTCTCAGAGGAAGTGGCAATCATGAATATCAACATCTCTGGAGACTATCCAGTAGATCGACTCAAGGAGTATGGTGAATACCTCGAAGATGAGATCGAAAATTTGCCCGAGATCAAAGGGGTAGATATCCGTGGGGCACAAGAGAAAGAAGTAGAAGTAGCGGTCGATATTTTCAAAATGATGGCTGCCAAGGTGAGTTTCGATGATGTACTCAATACCATTCGAAATGGAAACATGACGCTCTCTGCTGGAAATATGAAAACCAGTGGTCAGCGCCGTACCATTCGCATCATTGGTGAAATCGAGAATCCTATGGAGTTGGAAAACTTCGTCGTGAAGACGGAGAAGAACTCACCCGTGTACCTAAAAGATGTGGCCAAAGTCAGTTTTAAAGAAGAAGATAAAACGACATATGCCCGTGAATTTGGTCACAGCGTAGTGATGCTAGATGTCAAAAAGCGTGCAGGAAAAAACATGATTCACGCAGCAGACGAAATCAAATTGATACTCCAAGATGCACGGGAAAATTACTTTCCACATGACTTGACGGTCACTGTGTCGAACGATTCGGCCCCTCGTACGCTCAATCAAGTAGAGGACCTGGTCAACAACATCATATTTGGTATTCTACTAGTGGTTGTCGTACTGATGTTCTTCTTAGGTTTCCGCAATGCCTTGTTTGTCGGGTTTGCGATCCCTATGTCGATGTTCATGTCGTTCATGATCCTCAATCTCATGGGTTACACACTCAATACGATGATACTTTTTGGTCTCATCATGGGACTAGGGATGCTTGTTGATAACGGGATCGTGGTAGTCGAAAACGTCTACCGTCTGATGGAAGAAGAAGGAATGTCTCGAATCCAAGCGACCAAAGTGGGTATTGGAGAGATTGCCTTTCCGATCATCATATCTACTGCTACTACGGTGGCGGCTTTTGTTCCGCTCGGACTGTGGCCTGGGATATTTGGGCAGTTTATGAAGTACTTCCCGATTACCTTGTCGGTCGTGTTGGGCTCGTCCCTATTTGTGGCGGTATTCATGAACTCCATGTTGGTTTCCAAGTTTATGGAAATAGGCGACAAAGAATTGAGCCTCAAGAGCCTCATTCGCTTGACGATTATTCTGGTTGGGTTTGGTACATTCATCATGATCGTGGGAGGTGATGCGCGTGGCTTGGGTACGTTGATGATATTCACGGCGATATTGTTTTGGGTCTACAAATATGCGATCAAGCGATTAGCGAATAAGTTTCAGAGAAGTGCGTTGGTCAAATTCGAGAATTTTTACGAAAAGCATCTGCTCAAAGCGGTAAGAGGAAACAATGTATACTGGTACTTCGGAGCAACTTTCATTTTGCTCATTGCTTCGTTCGTGTTTTTTGGGATGTCAGTAGGAGGAGGGAGAACCAAAATTGAGTTCTTCCCGGACAATGTACCGAACCAGATCATCGTCTACATCGAGTATCCTCAGGGTACAGCGATCGAAAAGACGAACCAGATCACCAAAGAGATAGAAGAGAAGATGTACTCTATCCTCAATGCCGAGGAGTACTTGGATGAAAATGGGGACAATTTCCTCGTGGAGTCTGCAGTCTCTCAGGTGGGCGAAGGAGCAGGAAATCCACAGA
The DNA window shown above is from Reichenbachiella sp. 5M10 and carries:
- a CDS encoding efflux RND transporter periplasmic adaptor subunit; this encodes MKNTVLILTVLFLVVGCGKNQSVSDLIEGADVEKIRERKNELSLQQKEIEAEIALLDEAIMGQSEEKYSLITTLQAKQQEFVHYVELRGDVATKKNVLIYPEVSGVLLKVYVEEGQSVKKGQLLATIDNGGAASQLQQMKTQLELSRTTYERQKRLWEQKIGTEIQYLQAESNYEAQKKSVEQMQSQLGKFRITAPFSGLIDDVIKDEGTVVAPTGPGSEVFRIINLSEMRIEVPVPENFIASIHSGTKVIVYFPVLDETVESTVKQTGNFINPNNRSFNVEIPVPNDKKSIKPNMTAQVRINDYSSPEAILIAQSVISENAEGEQYVYVATDITKENVAVAQKRIITTGKTQGDDVEILSGIKAGENIIQEGARSVKDGQKVKILTR
- a CDS encoding TetR/AcrR family transcriptional regulator; the encoded protein is MICKIHDKIKETAGQLFSRYGIRSVSMDDIARELSISKKTIYQNFKDKDQIVMMGVEQHIEKEKKEFGEVMRDAENAIDEILRFSKCLRKNIAEVNPTVLFDLRKFHPQAWEKWLSFKNDFIKRTVLCTIERGKKEGLFREEIKADILATYRIETIEMTFDPKIFSTEKYEFIELQMELLEHFVRGMLTRKGYDVYEELNNTINNE
- a CDS encoding TolC family protein — its product is MNRNKRTSVTLVLMMWLLSTAGYGQEQQTSFSLEEAVNFAILNNQTAKNARLDMEIAERQVDEIVSTGLPQVNANADFTYNYKIQEMVLPANTFDPTADPNATIATEFGIDYTSTFGLSATQMIFDGSFIVGLEAAKTFTELSKKDNIKNNIDVAEAVSKAYFGVLVNRERFELVKSNFARVDSLLNDTRLLYESGMAEKIDVSRVKVQYNNLKVELDNYEAVVHLTESLLKFQMGLPSNATVELTDDIQSINFFDFSLANDFSYDHRIEYAQLNVRQDLNELDIKNVRAQYYPKVDLFASYGRNTGNTEFSGVFTDQWFGAGAVGLRFSMPVFDGMMKRRQVQQKQLAARQITNQFELLQYNIDYEIEQAEANYRKQVENIEAQRENMDLAREVYDVAKIKYEEGVGSNIEVIDADREYKEAQTNFYNAVYEALISKVELQKAYGVLL
- a CDS encoding alpha/beta fold hydrolase; protein product: MPISIYSHASGAQLEYQTFGTGNQTLICFHGFGQNTDSFACLEEHLPNHTLVSIRLFYHGGSRRSPYAPGRLRTPEWKELFADFLSELQINRFSLLAYSMGGRFALATLSSFVSQVEQVILVAADGLVKRFSYQLATAPLICRLFRYWMSHPTSFFWMMNRLEAIGILNPSLFKFARTQLQSATHRTLVYHTWTAFKYFGMSQKELLQLIHSQSLPITFIFGTKDRIIAPQAHHGFLAQIPQNHTHILPYGHHKLVQNATPLIQDLLHQDHDRPHHLPSGD
- a CDS encoding efflux RND transporter permease subunit is translated as MDNQVNNKNKEFRLASWSIDNPSVIYVMIGIFFFIGLSAYFDMPREDFPEIIETKIYISTPYPGNTAEDIERLITDPLEDELKNISNVVEIISTSQEDYSIITVEFDEEITVELAKQKVKDKVDGEKANEDWPLFNDAKVEPNVFDLNLSEEVAIMNINISGDYPVDRLKEYGEYLEDEIENLPEIKGVDIRGAQEKEVEVAVDIFKMMAAKVSFDDVLNTIRNGNMTLSAGNMKTSGQRRTIRIIGEIENPMELENFVVKTEKNSPVYLKDVAKVSFKEEDKTTYAREFGHSVVMLDVKKRAGKNMIHAADEIKLILQDARENYFPHDLTVTVSNDSAPRTLNQVEDLVNNIIFGILLVVVVLMFFLGFRNALFVGFAIPMSMFMSFMILNLMGYTLNTMILFGLIMGLGMLVDNGIVVVENVYRLMEEEGMSRIQATKVGIGEIAFPIIISTATTVAAFVPLGLWPGIFGQFMKYFPITLSVVLGSSLFVAVFMNSMLVSKFMEIGDKELSLKSLIRLTIILVGFGTFIMIVGGDARGLGTLMIFTAILFWVYKYAIKRLANKFQRSALVKFENFYEKHLLKAVRGNNVYWYFGATFILLIASFVFFGMSVGGGRTKIEFFPDNVPNQIIVYIEYPQGTAIEKTNQITKEIEEKMYSILNAEEYLDENGDNFLVESAVSQVGEGAGNPQTDGGSAAEMPHRGKITASMREYKYRRGKDTEELRQKVQAALTGVYPGVAISVEKEASGPPAGYPINIEIDGKDYDELIVTAEKMRNFINEKNIDGIEELKIDVNKDKPSMVVDVDRKKAGELGVAVGQVGSQLRRSLFGEKAGVYKKYGDDYDINVRFNEDLRYNTSALFNQNIIFRDQSSGQLKEVPLSTIASHRNTSAFSAIKRRDTRRVVTVYSGLKPGFTDAGAIVSEIRDEMASFTELPEGVRIDYTGQLEEQNKQMSFLVGAFFTGLGLIMLILIFQFGGVSKPAIIMVAIFLSFIGVFGGLIITGWSFVIMMTMMGIISLAGIVVNNGVVLLDYTQLLIDRRKDELNMPKEEYLSKAEVKKAVVKGGKARLRPVLLTAITTVLGLVPLAIGLNIDFFALFTEFNPHIYMGGDNVIFWGPLAWTVIFGLIVATFLTLIIVPVLFTIVYRIKYWFYARRAK